One window from the genome of Pseudalkalibacillus hwajinpoensis encodes:
- a CDS encoding aldehyde dehydrogenase family protein: protein MRNQLKHYINGEWVESTGSETHDVINPATEEVIGKISLGTKEDLDKAVKAARAAFPSFSQTSREERVKMLEDIAAEYANRKEEIIDVITQELGSPRSISEKVHYNMGYQHFSEAAKALKEYSFSEDRGDHTIFKEAVGVSGLITPWNFPTNQSSTKIASAFAAGSPVVLKPAEITPFAAIILTEIFDKVGVPKGVFNLVNGTGETIGDGISSHPDIDFVSFTGSAGVGEKVMKNAAETIKTVALELGGKSPFVMLEDADITKAAKAAVSHIATNSGQVCSAGTRMIVPASRKEEFEEAVKNVLPEFPVGDPNENNYVGPLVSEKQWNTVQSYIQKGIDEGATLIAGGTGKPEGLEKGYYAQPTIFTDVKNDMVIAQEEIFGPVMSIITYETIDEAIEIANDVVYGLAGYVFGEDKETLRKVATSIRAGRIKVNNADMDFAAPFGGYKQSGIGREWGDFGIEEYLETKAVLGFPS from the coding sequence ATGCGTAACCAATTAAAACATTACATTAACGGCGAATGGGTTGAATCTACAGGTTCAGAAACACATGACGTAATCAATCCAGCGACAGAAGAAGTCATCGGCAAGATTAGTTTGGGAACGAAAGAAGATTTGGATAAAGCAGTTAAAGCAGCTCGTGCGGCATTCCCTTCTTTCTCTCAAACAAGTCGAGAAGAACGTGTGAAAATGCTCGAAGATATTGCGGCAGAATACGCGAACCGTAAAGAAGAAATCATTGACGTGATTACACAAGAACTTGGTTCTCCTCGATCCATTTCAGAGAAAGTTCATTACAACATGGGCTATCAACACTTCTCTGAAGCAGCGAAAGCACTGAAAGAGTATTCTTTCTCAGAAGATCGTGGCGATCATACGATCTTTAAAGAAGCAGTTGGTGTAAGTGGCCTTATTACACCTTGGAACTTCCCGACAAACCAATCGTCTACTAAGATTGCGAGTGCATTTGCAGCAGGTAGTCCAGTTGTCTTAAAACCAGCTGAAATCACACCATTTGCTGCAATTATTTTAACAGAGATCTTTGATAAAGTTGGCGTACCTAAAGGCGTATTTAACCTTGTGAACGGTACAGGCGAAACGATCGGTGACGGCATTAGCTCACACCCTGATATCGATTTTGTTTCGTTTACAGGATCAGCAGGCGTTGGTGAAAAAGTAATGAAAAACGCGGCAGAAACAATCAAGACAGTTGCACTTGAACTTGGAGGTAAATCTCCATTTGTCATGCTTGAAGATGCAGACATTACAAAAGCTGCTAAAGCTGCTGTAAGCCACATTGCAACAAACTCTGGTCAAGTATGTTCAGCTGGTACTAGAATGATTGTTCCTGCTTCTAGAAAAGAAGAATTTGAAGAAGCGGTAAAAAATGTTCTTCCTGAATTCCCAGTTGGCGATCCGAATGAAAATAACTATGTAGGACCACTTGTTTCTGAAAAGCAGTGGAATACCGTGCAGTCTTATATTCAAAAAGGAATTGACGAAGGCGCGACACTCATCGCAGGTGGAACTGGTAAGCCAGAAGGTCTTGAAAAGGGCTATTACGCACAACCAACTATCTTTACAGACGTGAAGAATGACATGGTCATTGCGCAAGAAGAGATCTTTGGACCAGTTATGTCGATCATCACATATGAAACAATTGATGAAGCGATCGAAATTGCAAATGACGTTGTATATGGCCTGGCAGGTTATGTCTTTGGTGAAGATAAAGAAACGCTTCGCAAAGTTGCAACAAGCATCCGTGCTGGACGAATTAAAGTGAACAATGCAGATATGGACTTTGCAGCACCATTTGGTGGTTACAAGCAATCCGGTATCGGACGCGAGTGGGGAGACTTCGGAATTGAAGAGTACCTTGAAACGAAAGCCGTACTAGGATTCCCTTCTTAA
- a CDS encoding PTS ascorbate transporter subunit IIC, whose translation MVDLIMKDILGTPAILVGLFALIGLLLQKKDVANVISGTLKTIMGFVILGAGAGVLVASLDNFSSMFDHAFEIQGIIPNNEAIVALAQDAFGAETAMIMLFGMVANILLARITPFKYIFLTGHHTMFMACLIAVILSTGGFSGVTMIVTGSIILGSLMVLLPALLQPYTRKITGSDDFAIGHFGSFGYLIAAAVGKAVGKNSKSTEEIKVPKSFNFLRDTSVSVSLTMAILFFVVALFTGPAFIESELSGGTNFLVFSFMQALTFAAGVYIILAGVRMLLSEIVPAFKGIADKIVPNAIPALDAPSVFPFANNAVIIGFFFSFVAGLLSMFLLPILGLKVIVPGLVPHFFTGAAAGVFGNATGGRKGAVFGSMANGVIISFLPALLLPVLGSLGFQGTTFGDSDFGVVGLLLGGLIELLSSNVLFLVIVAAILIALFVGTGLIKRSSAKNNLEEKHEAM comes from the coding sequence ATGGTCGATCTTATAATGAAAGATATTCTAGGCACACCGGCGATTCTTGTAGGGTTATTTGCCCTTATTGGTCTCCTTCTTCAAAAGAAAGATGTCGCAAATGTTATATCAGGTACATTAAAAACGATCATGGGATTTGTCATTTTGGGGGCAGGCGCTGGCGTGCTTGTCGCCTCCCTTGATAACTTTAGTAGTATGTTTGATCACGCTTTTGAAATTCAAGGAATCATTCCGAATAATGAAGCGATTGTAGCATTAGCACAGGATGCGTTCGGCGCAGAAACAGCGATGATTATGCTTTTCGGAATGGTAGCAAACATTCTTCTAGCACGCATTACCCCTTTTAAGTATATCTTCTTAACTGGTCATCACACCATGTTCATGGCATGTCTGATTGCTGTTATTCTTTCAACTGGTGGCTTTAGTGGCGTAACAATGATCGTCACTGGTTCAATTATTCTTGGTTCTCTGATGGTCCTCTTACCTGCCCTACTACAACCTTACACAAGAAAAATTACAGGTAGCGATGATTTCGCGATCGGCCACTTTGGCTCGTTCGGTTATCTAATCGCAGCTGCTGTCGGAAAAGCAGTTGGTAAAAACTCTAAATCTACTGAGGAAATTAAAGTACCTAAGTCTTTTAATTTCTTGCGAGACACATCTGTATCCGTTTCTCTTACGATGGCGATTCTCTTCTTCGTAGTCGCTCTTTTCACAGGGCCTGCGTTCATCGAATCCGAGCTAAGCGGTGGAACAAACTTCTTAGTCTTCTCATTTATGCAAGCGTTAACGTTTGCAGCTGGAGTGTACATCATTTTAGCGGGTGTAAGAATGCTCCTATCTGAGATTGTGCCAGCCTTTAAAGGAATTGCAGATAAAATCGTACCAAATGCGATTCCAGCACTTGATGCCCCGTCTGTGTTCCCATTCGCAAACAATGCGGTCATCATCGGTTTCTTCTTTAGCTTTGTAGCAGGACTACTCAGCATGTTCCTTCTACCGATCTTAGGTCTAAAAGTGATTGTCCCAGGTCTTGTGCCTCACTTCTTTACCGGTGCCGCAGCTGGCGTATTCGGTAATGCGACTGGCGGGCGTAAAGGAGCAGTATTTGGCTCGATGGCTAATGGTGTAATCATCAGCTTCTTACCAGCACTACTTCTGCCAGTGCTTGGTTCACTTGGATTTCAAGGAACGACGTTCGGAGATTCAGATTTCGGTGTAGTTGGACTCCTTCTCGGTGGCTTGATTGAACTGCTATCTTCTAACGTTCTATTCCTTGTGATCGTTGCTGCGATACTAATTGCTTTATTTGTAGGGACTGGCTTAATTAAACGTTCTTCAGCGAAGAATAATTTAGAAGAAAAACATGAAGCTATGTAG
- a CDS encoding PTS sugar transporter subunit IIB: MKKILVVCGNGLGSSFIVEMNVKSILNELGIEAEVDHTDLTTSKSENADYFLGSTEIVENLEDGKRNVIKLNNLMDKKELRTAIEANLKGA, translated from the coding sequence ATGAAAAAAATTCTTGTTGTATGTGGTAATGGACTAGGAAGCAGCTTTATCGTAGAAATGAACGTGAAAAGTATCCTAAACGAGCTTGGAATTGAAGCTGAGGTTGATCATACAGATCTTACAACTAGTAAATCTGAGAACGCCGATTACTTCTTAGGCTCAACAGAGATTGTTGAAAATCTAGAAGACGGCAAGCGAAATGTCATTAAGCTAAATAATTTGATGGATAAAAAGGAACTAAGGACGGCGATTGAAGCAAATTTGAAAGGGGCATAA
- a CDS encoding BglG family transcription antiterminator, translated as MSLDERSTFLLTKLVNATELVTVDHVIDQLGISKRTVHYDLQKINDWLDENKLPIIQTKQGMGYYLSEETKQTVPKLMKELKEWQYHYSQPERITLIGVELLTNDKPVFMQNFMERTQVSRGTVAKDLKLVKKVLAEETLTLQFERTTGYVVEGKEEHKRRILSRFLSEVLTNGQLTEMTNFLYPLLKNGDEHTYSHLIPMKQIIMNAEPILKVELTDDTIDVLAIQLVVLLQRLKGEHRIQLDPDEKHAVCSTREFEAAKSIAKELEVQFKLSLSMDEIGFITMHLLGSRVNYSEVGTVGSLESNKLRKVVREIVNEFQVYACVLFEQRNELEEALFLHLKPTYYRLKYHVPITNELTESVQQEYPDVFSITKRAVWPIELMMSQKLPDDELAYLAMHFGAWMQKEELPEVTFGKAIIVCEKGIGTSNILRGQLEKLLTNVEVIGTVSRRQFIQNHYDVDYVFSTSPLEHDTLPVLTVNPILTQQGKEKILHWMEEVQTTSHEETDLNPDVIVEIMKKHGTITNEKELRNELHQLFAPSPTSLSIERFERPMLNDLLHEETIQFATQTADWKEAIKTAALPLLATEQITSSYIDAMIKNVEDLGPYVVIAPGIAIPHARPEEGVNTVGMSLLRLDQEVPFSSKEKHQVKLLIVLAAVDNETHLKALAQLSELLSEEENLEMIYGAEEKEEIIKLVSKYSN; from the coding sequence ATGTCACTTGATGAAAGAAGCACATTTTTACTAACAAAGCTCGTGAATGCAACAGAGTTAGTTACGGTTGATCATGTCATTGACCAATTAGGAATATCAAAACGAACGGTCCATTATGACCTACAAAAAATTAACGATTGGCTAGATGAGAACAAGCTACCCATTATCCAAACTAAACAAGGAATGGGATACTATCTCTCTGAAGAGACCAAACAGACCGTTCCTAAATTGATGAAGGAACTAAAAGAATGGCAGTACCACTATTCTCAACCGGAACGCATCACCTTAATTGGCGTTGAACTCTTAACAAACGATAAACCAGTCTTTATGCAGAACTTTATGGAACGTACTCAAGTAAGTCGCGGCACAGTCGCTAAGGACTTAAAGCTTGTGAAAAAAGTTCTGGCCGAGGAAACATTAACTTTACAATTTGAAAGAACAACCGGCTATGTTGTGGAAGGTAAAGAGGAACACAAGCGGAGAATATTGAGTCGTTTTCTGTCCGAGGTTCTCACCAACGGACAATTAACCGAAATGACGAATTTTCTTTATCCGCTCTTAAAGAACGGTGATGAACACACCTATTCGCACCTCATACCGATGAAGCAAATCATCATGAATGCGGAGCCGATTCTAAAAGTAGAGCTAACGGACGATACGATCGATGTTCTAGCCATTCAGCTTGTCGTTCTTCTTCAACGTTTGAAAGGCGAGCATCGCATCCAGCTCGATCCAGATGAAAAACACGCTGTTTGTTCAACGAGAGAATTTGAAGCAGCAAAGAGCATTGCAAAAGAATTAGAAGTTCAATTCAAACTCTCACTATCAATGGATGAAATAGGTTTTATCACGATGCACCTTCTTGGCTCAAGGGTCAATTATTCTGAAGTAGGCACTGTTGGTAGCCTTGAAAGTAACAAGCTTAGAAAAGTTGTTAGAGAGATCGTTAATGAATTTCAAGTTTACGCTTGTGTCTTATTCGAACAGCGCAATGAACTAGAGGAAGCTCTTTTTCTTCACCTTAAACCAACGTACTATCGATTGAAATATCATGTTCCAATTACAAACGAACTAACAGAGTCGGTACAACAGGAATATCCAGATGTCTTTTCCATTACGAAACGTGCCGTTTGGCCGATCGAATTGATGATGTCTCAAAAGCTACCAGATGATGAGCTCGCTTATCTAGCGATGCACTTTGGAGCATGGATGCAGAAGGAAGAGCTTCCGGAAGTGACGTTCGGAAAAGCGATTATCGTTTGTGAAAAAGGAATTGGTACATCAAATATTTTAAGAGGACAGCTTGAAAAGCTTCTCACAAATGTGGAAGTCATCGGGACAGTATCAAGAAGACAATTCATACAAAACCACTACGACGTGGATTATGTCTTCTCAACATCACCATTGGAACATGACACGTTACCTGTCTTAACGGTGAATCCCATTTTGACACAGCAGGGAAAAGAGAAAATCCTTCATTGGATGGAGGAAGTACAAACAACTTCTCATGAAGAAACTGACTTGAACCCAGATGTGATCGTTGAAATCATGAAAAAACATGGCACGATTACGAATGAGAAAGAACTAAGAAATGAATTACATCAGTTATTTGCTCCATCACCAACCAGCTTATCAATAGAAAGGTTTGAACGACCTATGTTAAATGACTTACTACATGAAGAAACCATTCAATTTGCTACGCAGACAGCAGATTGGAAAGAAGCGATCAAGACAGCAGCTCTGCCGCTTCTTGCGACAGAGCAAATCACCTCTTCTTATATCGATGCCATGATCAAAAATGTAGAAGATTTGGGGCCTTATGTAGTCATCGCTCCAGGAATCGCTATTCCTCATGCCCGTCCAGAAGAAGGTGTGAATACGGTTGGTATGAGCTTGCTTCGATTAGATCAAGAGGTTCCCTTTTCATCTAAAGAAAAGCATCAGGTAAAGTTGTTAATCGTACTCGCTGCAGTAGATAACGAAACGCACCTAAAAGCTCTTGCTCAACTTTCGGAGCTGCTGTCAGAAGAAGAAAACCTAGAAATGATTTATGGTGCAGAGGAAAAAGAAGAAATTATTAAACTCGTATCAAAATACTCAAACTAA
- a CDS encoding aldose epimerase family protein: MNISQENFGTLNGQDVTLFKLQTKSGFEISCIDYGCIITRILSPNKNGQLENIVLGYDTLEEYLTCSNYFGAVIGRVAGRIEGGFFELDGKEFQLHKNDANNHLHGGSRGFNSVIWKSKVIENHHDEGTIEFKYHSADGEEGYPGNVEVVVRYTLNNQDELTIHYSATSDKDTIMNLTNHTYFNLSGDLNEDVLNHSLKLKSNKFLELNHDMIPTGKLINVEGTSFDFRDRKKLSEGVNDPHEQNLLVGKGYDHPFILEDYPEIELSSEGRKLTVETSEPCVVLYTGNSISEGFKIREVPSKKYLGVCLETQKHPNAINQPEFPSVVLSENTPYESKTRYKFQTR; encoded by the coding sequence ATGAATATATCCCAAGAAAACTTTGGAACGTTGAATGGTCAGGATGTAACATTATTTAAGTTGCAAACGAAAAGTGGTTTTGAAATTTCATGTATTGATTATGGATGCATTATTACACGTATTCTCAGCCCAAATAAGAATGGACAACTTGAAAATATAGTACTTGGTTATGACACCCTGGAAGAGTATCTAACTTGTTCCAATTATTTTGGAGCCGTTATTGGGAGAGTAGCTGGAAGAATTGAAGGCGGTTTCTTTGAATTAGATGGAAAAGAATTTCAATTACATAAAAACGATGCTAACAACCATCTTCATGGAGGTAGTAGAGGGTTTAATAGCGTAATTTGGAAATCCAAAGTGATTGAAAATCATCATGATGAGGGGACTATTGAATTTAAATATCATAGTGCTGATGGAGAAGAAGGTTATCCGGGCAATGTTGAAGTTGTTGTACGCTATACATTAAATAATCAAGATGAATTAACGATTCATTACAGTGCTACTTCTGACAAAGATACGATCATGAATTTAACAAACCATACTTATTTTAATTTAAGTGGGGATTTGAACGAAGATGTGTTAAATCACTCTTTAAAGTTAAAAAGCAACAAATTTCTTGAGTTAAATCACGACATGATACCGACTGGAAAACTAATAAACGTTGAAGGAACGTCTTTTGATTTTCGGGACAGGAAAAAATTGAGTGAGGGTGTGAATGATCCTCATGAGCAGAATTTATTAGTAGGCAAAGGGTATGATCATCCTTTTATTCTTGAAGATTACCCAGAAATTGAATTAAGTTCTGAAGGGCGGAAGCTGACCGTTGAAACGAGCGAGCCTTGTGTTGTTCTATATACAGGCAACAGCATAAGTGAAGGTTTCAAAATAAGAGAGGTTCCTTCAAAAAAATATTTAGGGGTATGTCTCGAGACGCAAAAACATCCCAATGCTATTAATCAACCAGAATTTCCGTCTGTTGTGCTAAGTGAAAACACACCATATGAATCAAAAACACGCTATAAATTTCAAACTAGGTAA
- a CDS encoding DUF6612 family protein, whose amino-acid sequence MLKKLAPLSLAAVVFVGAPFHTSAKEMSATDILKQSNEAMTEIESYSTKTNMEQSIPLKGETMSISSESEADITLKPFAMHQVVTTQSPEEGEVSLESYWTEEGFYQEDPEKGWIKMPEELTQGLEELQSMTMVEGQMSQAEELGEEMSVEETGEGFVLTYEGDGKTLMEASMKMFEESMSGEDSGSMKGLMEQMTINDFNYEVTIDKKTYYMKQLSMDIDMDMEIEGESMNMTQSMEMSVDNYNGVDEITVPANVIDSAKPLEGGQMPETATANPMLALGGASLAVIAGGLLVFRRKTRTQ is encoded by the coding sequence ATGTTAAAGAAGTTAGCCCCACTATCGTTAGCAGCAGTTGTTTTTGTAGGTGCCCCGTTTCACACCTCTGCAAAGGAAATGAGTGCGACGGACATTCTAAAGCAGTCGAATGAAGCAATGACTGAAATCGAGAGCTATTCTACAAAAACAAATATGGAACAATCGATTCCTCTTAAAGGTGAAACGATGTCCATTTCTAGCGAATCTGAAGCGGACATAACGCTGAAGCCTTTCGCAATGCATCAGGTTGTGACAACACAATCGCCTGAGGAAGGTGAAGTCTCACTAGAGTCTTATTGGACAGAGGAAGGTTTCTACCAGGAAGATCCTGAAAAGGGCTGGATTAAGATGCCTGAAGAACTGACGCAAGGTTTAGAAGAGCTTCAAAGCATGACGATGGTGGAAGGCCAGATGTCGCAAGCCGAAGAACTTGGTGAAGAGATGAGCGTTGAAGAAACTGGCGAAGGATTCGTTTTAACATATGAGGGCGACGGCAAGACGTTAATGGAAGCATCTATGAAAATGTTTGAAGAGAGTATGTCAGGTGAAGACTCCGGGTCAATGAAAGGACTTATGGAGCAGATGACGATTAATGATTTTAACTATGAAGTGACGATCGATAAAAAGACTTATTACATGAAGCAATTATCAATGGACATTGATATGGATATGGAAATCGAGGGAGAAAGCATGAATATGACTCAATCGATGGAAATGTCGGTAGACAACTATAACGGTGTTGATGAAATTACCGTTCCAGCTAATGTGATTGATTCGGCGAAGCCATTGGAGGGCGGACAAATGCCTGAAACGGCTACTGCCAATCCTATGCTTGCCTTAGGTGGAGCGTCTCTAGCTGTAATAGCAGGTGGCCTATTGGTTTTCAGAAGGAAAACACGTACTCAATAA
- a CDS encoding class D sortase, with protein sequence MNKVYVVLMCAGLFIAAFYGYEWWQSTQAVEQVDAEETERWNTEEASEVQEIETASSHSKEQAVVMSNEINAYEKGEEVGRLIIPAIEKGFTTYWGTDEETLSQGVGMYVSQYTTTPDQGRHTVLSGHRDTVFTGLNNVQKDDPIFFEFDGKRYEYIVVGIKVVDEDDRTVIVDKEEATLTLTTCYPFEFIGHAPERYVIQSELVNVMDM encoded by the coding sequence ATGAACAAAGTTTATGTTGTTTTGATGTGTGCAGGTCTATTTATAGCAGCCTTCTATGGCTATGAGTGGTGGCAGTCCACGCAAGCAGTTGAGCAAGTAGATGCTGAAGAGACTGAGAGGTGGAATACCGAAGAAGCAAGCGAAGTTCAGGAAATAGAAACGGCTAGTAGTCATTCAAAAGAGCAAGCGGTGGTAATGAGTAATGAAATAAATGCTTATGAGAAGGGCGAGGAAGTTGGTCGACTAATTATCCCTGCAATTGAAAAAGGATTTACTACTTATTGGGGAACAGATGAAGAAACGTTAAGTCAAGGTGTTGGGATGTACGTAAGTCAGTATACAACGACACCTGATCAGGGCCGCCATACCGTATTAAGTGGACATCGGGACACCGTTTTCACTGGTTTGAATAATGTTCAGAAAGATGATCCAATCTTTTTTGAATTCGATGGAAAACGATATGAGTACATCGTTGTCGGAATAAAGGTTGTTGATGAGGACGACAGGACGGTTATTGTCGACAAAGAAGAGGCGACATTAACGTTAACGACGTGCTATCCTTTTGAATTCATTGGGCACGCCCCTGAACGATATGTGATTCAATCTGAACTAGTGAACGTTATGGATATGTAG
- a CDS encoding dicarboxylate/amino acid:cation symporter, which translates to MKNVMRGYLNASLIVKITVALVLGIIVGLVFGKDAAILAPLGDLLIKLLSFLIIPLILFTLIVGVNQTKLNNLGRMGGKVFLYYVLTSALAIIVGLTVATLFNPGTGLSIDPNQSFDVPDNPGIVSVLLNIVPSNIVTAFNEMNLLGIIFTAFAFGIAISALRNSEEHGQLGEHLYKVVEGLNEATFKIMNVILQYVPIGIFAIIAKTIGNQGLDTILSLGNMIAVLYIALIVQIGIYVLFLLLFKVSPKEFFSNASKPMITAFVTQSSSGTLPLTMNAAKGLGVSKSLYSFSLPLGATINMDGAAIRIAISAVFAANVVGSPLSFTDMLMVVIVGTLASIGTAGVPGAGIVMIATVFAQVGLPMETVALLTAVDALVGMGATGLNVTGDLVGASIINRKERLAKGKTAE; encoded by the coding sequence ATGAAGAATGTAATGAGAGGCTATTTGAATGCTTCGTTAATAGTAAAAATCACCGTTGCGCTAGTTCTCGGTATTATAGTTGGTCTTGTTTTTGGCAAGGATGCGGCCATTCTCGCTCCGCTTGGAGATTTATTAATTAAATTGCTATCGTTTCTTATTATCCCATTAATTCTATTTACATTGATTGTTGGTGTCAATCAAACGAAATTGAATAATCTCGGCCGTATGGGAGGTAAGGTGTTTCTATACTATGTTTTAACGTCTGCTTTAGCTATCATCGTTGGACTAACAGTAGCGACGTTATTTAATCCAGGTACAGGATTATCAATCGATCCTAACCAATCATTTGACGTTCCGGATAATCCTGGGATTGTAAGTGTTCTTTTAAATATCGTGCCATCAAACATCGTTACAGCGTTTAACGAGATGAACTTACTTGGAATTATTTTTACTGCTTTTGCTTTTGGTATCGCGATTTCTGCGCTGCGAAACTCAGAAGAACACGGTCAGCTCGGTGAGCACCTATATAAAGTAGTTGAAGGCTTGAATGAAGCGACTTTTAAAATTATGAATGTGATTCTGCAGTACGTTCCAATCGGAATTTTTGCAATCATTGCGAAAACAATTGGAAACCAGGGGTTGGATACGATTCTCTCACTCGGAAACATGATAGCTGTCCTTTATATTGCTTTAATTGTACAGATCGGAATATATGTACTGTTCTTGCTATTATTCAAAGTAAGTCCGAAAGAATTTTTTAGTAATGCAAGTAAGCCGATGATCACCGCTTTTGTTACGCAAAGTAGCTCTGGCACATTGCCACTTACGATGAACGCGGCGAAAGGGCTAGGGGTTTCGAAAAGTTTATATAGTTTTAGTTTGCCACTAGGTGCCACGATTAATATGGACGGAGCGGCAATCCGAATTGCGATATCTGCGGTGTTCGCTGCAAATGTCGTTGGCTCACCGCTAAGCTTTACAGACATGTTGATGGTCGTCATCGTTGGAACACTTGCCTCAATTGGTACAGCAGGTGTCCCTGGTGCAGGAATCGTCATGATCGCCACCGTGTTTGCTCAGGTTGGGTTACCGATGGAAACCGTTGCTTTATTAACAGCCGTGGATGCCTTAGTTGGAATGGGTGCCACTGGTCTTAATGTAACGGGAGATCTTGTTGGTGCTTCGATTATTAATCGAAAAGAAAGATTGGCAAAAGGGAAGACAGCTGAGTAA
- a CDS encoding DUF3100 domain-containing protein, with translation MSDQLKGIWKDWRLHLLVFGIVALTEWIGVFQFTVGPGVILLLPMLYAMLIGLGLFFTPVVKKTQALHAEPLIVLGVTLLIAKIGVIIGPSLPKLIEAGPALLLQEFGNLGTIFIALPIAVFLGLKRESIGMAHSVAREPNVGLIVAKYGFNSPEGRGVMAIYIFGTVFGAVFMGVISGFLATITPLHPLSFAMASGIGSGSMMAAASGSLVAAFPAFSDDIIAFAGASNLLSLSTGLYMSIFIGLPLTEKMYQLLTKEKSPQASMRKGA, from the coding sequence GTGTCAGATCAACTTAAGGGGATTTGGAAAGATTGGAGATTGCATTTACTTGTGTTTGGAATTGTTGCATTAACAGAATGGATTGGCGTTTTTCAATTTACAGTAGGGCCAGGCGTTATTCTATTATTGCCAATGCTGTACGCCATGCTTATTGGACTCGGTCTGTTTTTTACACCAGTTGTTAAAAAAACGCAGGCGCTTCATGCTGAACCGTTAATTGTGCTTGGTGTAACGTTACTTATCGCAAAAATCGGCGTGATTATTGGACCGTCTCTACCGAAATTAATCGAAGCAGGTCCCGCTTTGCTTCTGCAGGAATTCGGAAATTTAGGTACGATATTCATTGCTTTGCCAATTGCTGTTTTTCTTGGACTGAAGAGAGAAAGCATTGGCATGGCGCATTCTGTAGCAAGAGAGCCAAACGTTGGGCTGATTGTTGCTAAATATGGCTTTAATTCACCTGAAGGACGAGGCGTTATGGCCATTTATATATTTGGTACAGTCTTTGGGGCAGTATTTATGGGAGTGATATCTGGGTTCCTTGCGACAATTACACCGCTCCATCCATTATCGTTCGCAATGGCTTCTGGGATTGGAAGTGGAAGTATGATGGCCGCTGCAAGTGGTTCGCTCGTTGCTGCTTTTCCTGCATTTTCAGACGACATTATTGCATTTGCAGGTGCGAGCAATTTGCTGTCGCTCTCAACAGGCTTATACATGAGCATTTTCATAGGTCTTCCTTTAACAGAAAAAATGTATCAGCTGCTAACAAAAGAAAAGTCACCTCAGGCGAGCATGAGGAAAGGAGCATAA